A stretch of Leucobacter aridicollis DNA encodes these proteins:
- a CDS encoding helix-turn-helix domain-containing protein, whose product MVTPAHRPGTQAQFADLRTPTSSAPTFAHLHTAVTADLRRHWSTTDFAAICSMSPRSFYRWFRAHLRTTPNAWLNDLRVREAQRLLEQSDLSVSAISHAVGYASDDLLRRHFAARLGTTPTAHAKAFTHKPGPRAS is encoded by the coding sequence ATGGTGACGCCCGCGCACCGGCCTGGCACGCAGGCCCAGTTTGCCGACCTCCGCACCCCAACGAGTTCAGCCCCGACATTCGCACACCTCCACACGGCCGTCACCGCTGATCTGCGCCGCCACTGGAGCACGACAGATTTTGCCGCCATCTGTTCGATGTCGCCAAGATCGTTCTACCGTTGGTTCAGGGCACACCTTCGCACCACCCCGAACGCCTGGCTGAACGATCTCCGAGTACGCGAGGCTCAGCGCCTCTTGGAGCAAAGCGACCTGTCGGTATCTGCGATCAGCCATGCGGTCGGGTATGCCTCAGACGACCTGCTGCGGAGGCACTTCGCCGCTCGCCTCGGCACCACGCCCACGGCACACGCCAAAGCATTCACACACAAGCCAGGCCCGCGCGCGTCCTAG
- a CDS encoding DJ-1/PfpI family protein has product MHVVGILLGTGRRAFDVAVAREVFSDRTDREVPRADLRLLGAQAVIDLDEANSMRSTHSLRSASEVDLLVVPGSEEPLAVPSPSEVAAVANAAAAGATVASLCTGAFTLGHAGLLKGRTATTHWRYTGDLASQFPDTDVRPRDLYCGDGNV; this is encoded by the coding sequence ATGCATGTCGTGGGAATCCTGCTTGGCACCGGCCGTCGCGCGTTTGATGTCGCGGTTGCCCGCGAGGTGTTCAGCGACCGGACTGATCGCGAGGTGCCCCGCGCGGATCTGAGACTTCTCGGCGCACAAGCCGTGATCGACCTCGACGAGGCCAACTCCATGCGAAGCACGCATTCCCTCCGCTCGGCCAGCGAGGTCGACCTCCTGGTCGTGCCCGGGAGCGAAGAGCCGCTTGCCGTGCCTTCCCCGTCCGAAGTCGCGGCCGTCGCGAACGCCGCCGCGGCGGGCGCGACCGTCGCATCGCTGTGCACCGGCGCATTCACGTTGGGCCACGCGGGCCTCCTCAAGGGCCGCACGGCGACGACGCATTGGAGATACACCGGCGACCTTGCCTCACAGTTCCCCGACACCGACGTGCGCCCACGCGACCTCTACTGCGGCGACGGCAACGTATAG
- a CDS encoding cysteine hydrolase family protein: protein MTHKERTALVVVDMQQGFFDNSWGATTNHPQCEDNVALLIHAWTEANQPVVIVRHDSLDSTSPLNTDHPGNSLMPETAGVDPALMVTKTVNSAFLGTPDLEAWLRAGQITTIVLCGIQTNMCVETTARMGGNLGFDVVVAIDATRTFDLAGPDGTTVDAATLMRTTATNLHGGGFARVASTSVVVAELRKNVRDTRASQ, encoded by the coding sequence ATGACACACAAGGAACGGACCGCGCTGGTGGTCGTCGACATGCAGCAGGGGTTTTTCGACAACTCATGGGGAGCGACGACAAACCACCCGCAGTGCGAAGACAACGTTGCCCTATTGATCCACGCCTGGACGGAGGCGAACCAGCCAGTGGTGATCGTTCGGCACGACAGCCTGGACTCGACCTCACCGCTCAACACCGACCACCCAGGTAACTCGTTGATGCCCGAGACCGCCGGTGTCGATCCCGCTCTGATGGTGACAAAGACTGTGAACTCTGCCTTTCTCGGAACGCCTGATCTCGAGGCGTGGTTGCGGGCCGGGCAGATCACCACGATCGTGCTGTGCGGCATTCAGACGAACATGTGCGTGGAAACCACCGCGCGCATGGGCGGCAACCTCGGATTCGACGTCGTCGTGGCGATCGACGCCACACGCACGTTTGACCTCGCCGGGCCTGACGGGACCACCGTCGACGCGGCCACGCTCATGCGGACGACCGCGACGAATCTGCACGGCGGCGGATTTGCGCGGGTCGCTTCGACGAGCGTCGTCGTTGCAGAGCTCCGGAAGAACGTGCGGGACACGCGTGCCTCCCAATAG
- a CDS encoding FUSC family protein, which yields MRALERGTGSAEGRTATMAENRFWRDFSVPMRSLGFAVAVVAVAVLVLGASRLWIGPNTAQAGFLTMLLLLGVARVPSWTSRLVAAAWSLAVAGLGFVVGSLGLWATLAAVVAVSLVQGLLKIGEVAILTRSPVNLLAFATLSQGTAEAWHVILGALIGAGLVLGAAAFAPIRNREQPRAASLRDRLDYGIATAIGAALIVLFAELTGFDYAGWMMLSFCVILAVSFDAQFARAADRVAGSLAGVAATVAFGMLPAPIPVIAAVLCLVASVAYIQAGKYRQFVLFLTPGILLSTSSELPLWMLGVYRIEAVLIAAAFAVLCSAGLQLQRRRRAGTRTQPESAAP from the coding sequence GTGCGCGCCCTGGAGCGCGGCACGGGCTCGGCAGAGGGGCGGACCGCGACGATGGCGGAGAACAGGTTCTGGCGCGACTTCTCGGTGCCGATGCGGTCGCTCGGGTTCGCGGTCGCTGTCGTCGCAGTCGCGGTGCTCGTGCTCGGGGCGAGCCGCCTCTGGATCGGTCCGAACACTGCGCAGGCAGGCTTCTTGACGATGCTCCTGCTGCTCGGGGTCGCCCGCGTGCCGAGTTGGACGTCACGTCTCGTCGCTGCCGCGTGGTCGCTTGCCGTGGCCGGGCTCGGCTTCGTCGTCGGGTCGCTCGGCCTGTGGGCGACGCTCGCGGCGGTGGTCGCCGTGTCGCTCGTGCAGGGATTGCTGAAGATCGGCGAGGTCGCGATCCTGACCCGCTCGCCCGTGAACCTCCTCGCCTTCGCGACGCTCTCACAGGGCACGGCCGAAGCCTGGCACGTGATCCTCGGCGCACTCATTGGCGCCGGGCTCGTGCTCGGGGCGGCCGCGTTCGCGCCGATCAGGAACCGTGAGCAACCCCGCGCCGCGAGCCTGCGCGATCGCCTCGACTACGGCATCGCGACGGCGATCGGCGCCGCGCTCATCGTGCTGTTCGCCGAGCTGACGGGCTTCGATTACGCCGGCTGGATGATGCTGTCGTTCTGCGTCATTCTCGCGGTGAGCTTCGACGCGCAGTTCGCGCGGGCGGCTGACCGCGTCGCGGGATCCCTCGCGGGCGTCGCCGCGACCGTGGCGTTCGGGATGCTGCCGGCACCGATCCCGGTGATCGCCGCCGTACTGTGCTTGGTCGCGAGCGTCGCCTACATTCAGGCCGGCAAGTACCGGCAGTTCGTGCTGTTTCTCACCCCGGGGATCCTGCTGAGCACCAGCTCGGAGCTCCCGCTGTGGATGCTCGGTGTCTACCGGATCGAGGCCGTCCTGATCGCCGCGGCCTTCGCGGTGCTGTGCAGCGCGGGTCTGCAGCTTCAGCGCCGCCGCCGTGCGGGAACCAGGACCCAACCCGAGAGCGCCGCGCCGTGA
- a CDS encoding class I SAM-dependent methyltransferase, which produces MSAGTPASERAGGTGAAAATRAAYSRRAAEYIAALGDIAAMSPIDRAAIAEWASPLAGPVLDAGCGPGHWTAYLHGIGTQVVGLDMVPEFIASARERFPRVSFRVGTLDSLPYAQGALAGILAWYSLIHTPPARVPQVLAEFARCLEPGGSLLVGCFAGPQVRAFGHAVTTAYLWPPAQLSRALEGAGFRVVGVETRTDVGSRPHAAISATLG; this is translated from the coding sequence GTGAGCGCCGGAACGCCGGCCTCGGAGCGCGCCGGGGGCACCGGCGCCGCTGCGGCCACGCGCGCCGCATACTCGCGGCGCGCGGCCGAGTACATTGCGGCGCTCGGTGACATCGCCGCCATGTCGCCGATCGATCGCGCCGCGATCGCGGAGTGGGCGTCGCCCCTCGCCGGCCCGGTGCTCGACGCCGGGTGCGGGCCCGGCCACTGGACTGCCTACCTGCACGGCATCGGAACGCAGGTCGTTGGTCTCGACATGGTGCCCGAGTTCATCGCCAGCGCACGCGAACGCTTCCCCCGGGTCTCTTTCCGTGTTGGGACGCTCGACAGCCTCCCCTACGCGCAGGGCGCGCTCGCAGGGATCCTCGCGTGGTACTCGCTGATCCACACCCCGCCAGCGCGGGTGCCCCAGGTGCTCGCCGAGTTCGCGCGGTGCCTGGAGCCTGGTGGCTCGCTGCTCGTCGGGTGCTTCGCCGGGCCGCAGGTCCGAGCGTTCGGCCACGCGGTCACAACCGCGTATCTGTGGCCGCCGGCCCAGCTGAGCCGAGCGCTCGAGGGAGCAGGCTTCCGTGTCGTCGGCGTGGAGACGCGCACCGACGTCGGCAGCCGGCCGCACGCGGCAATCTCGGCGACGCTAGGCTGA
- a CDS encoding zinc ribbon domain-containing protein YjdM translates to MSEQVVARESETPPCPQCDSEFSYELGALLACPMCGHEWAPAADAGADGLAETAAGDAASIRDAVGNVLEDGDTVTLVKTVKVSGGGGGTIKVGTKVTGIRLAPGGAGGHDIDAKVPGFGKMQLKSSVVKKA, encoded by the coding sequence ATGTCTGAGCAGGTCGTCGCCAGGGAGTCCGAGACGCCGCCGTGCCCGCAGTGCGACAGCGAGTTCTCGTACGAGCTCGGCGCGCTGCTTGCGTGCCCGATGTGCGGGCACGAGTGGGCCCCAGCTGCTGACGCCGGCGCGGACGGACTCGCGGAGACGGCCGCCGGCGACGCAGCCAGCATCCGCGACGCGGTCGGCAACGTCCTCGAAGACGGCGACACCGTCACTCTCGTGAAGACGGTGAAGGTCTCGGGCGGCGGTGGCGGCACCATCAAGGTCGGCACGAAGGTGACCGGCATCAGGCTCGCCCCGGGCGGCGCCGGCGGCCACGACATCGATGCGAAGGTGCCGGGCTTTGGGAAGATGCAGCTGAAGTCGAGCGTCGTTAAGAAGGCGTAG
- a CDS encoding VOC family protein, with protein MTTPITVTRTTFALDCPDAVALAEFYAGLLGWDVSRDPEDDRWVEAHPTQDARGSYFLAFQQVDNYRAPEWPEGAVPQQAHLDFYVPDLETAAAAAVACGARRHEVQPSESGSFIVFADPAGHLFCLCKASNLDA; from the coding sequence ATGACCACTCCGATCACCGTGACCCGCACCACCTTCGCGCTCGACTGCCCCGACGCGGTCGCCCTCGCCGAGTTCTACGCCGGGCTCCTCGGATGGGACGTCTCGCGCGACCCGGAGGACGACCGCTGGGTCGAGGCGCACCCGACGCAGGACGCCCGGGGCTCATACTTCCTCGCCTTCCAGCAGGTCGACAACTACCGCGCGCCCGAATGGCCCGAGGGCGCAGTCCCCCAGCAGGCGCACCTCGACTTCTACGTGCCGGACCTCGAGACTGCGGCGGCGGCCGCGGTGGCGTGTGGCGCGCGGCGGCACGAGGTGCAGCCGAGCGAAAGCGGGTCGTTCATCGTCTTCGCCGACCCAGCCGGCCACCTGTTCTGCCTCTGCAAGGCGAGCAACCTCGACGCGTAG
- a CDS encoding VOC family protein — MAHMLATYIALPGTTAEAMEHWHDVFGGDLEIIRYGEAQLKDLPFDPPPNAVAHASLTLPAGIITGGDVMDQGTDYPVRGTAYSLLYTTDTPEEAQLYIDRLSAAGGSLGMPFEQAPWGDWYGQVFDRYGVMWAFSCAVI; from the coding sequence ATGGCTCACATGCTCGCGACATACATTGCCCTGCCAGGCACAACCGCTGAGGCGATGGAGCACTGGCACGACGTCTTCGGGGGCGACCTCGAGATCATCCGCTACGGCGAGGCCCAGCTCAAGGATCTGCCGTTCGACCCGCCGCCGAACGCCGTCGCTCACGCATCGCTCACCCTGCCCGCCGGGATCATCACCGGTGGGGACGTGATGGATCAGGGCACCGACTACCCGGTCCGCGGCACTGCATACTCGCTGTTGTACACGACGGATACCCCCGAAGAGGCCCAGCTCTACATCGACAGGCTCTCCGCGGCCGGCGGCTCCCTCGGCATGCCGTTCGAGCAGGCGCCGTGGGGCGACTGGTACGGTCAAGTGTTCGACAGGTACGGCGTGATGTGGGCGTTCTCCTGCGCAGTCATCTAG
- a CDS encoding NUDIX domain-containing protein: MAFADSYLGRLRQHVGNAELLAPGAQVLLLTDDDHAVFQRRADSGGWEIPAGSAEPGQSFADTAIAEVAEELGVRLSPDMLTPFASFSDPVEHRLVYPNGDIVHAFALCFVARDWAGEIDPDPGEVTEWGVFPLAHPPEGLQRATGIVLDLFERFRETGAFQAR; encoded by the coding sequence GTGGCGTTCGCAGACTCCTACCTCGGGCGGCTTCGCCAGCACGTCGGCAACGCTGAGCTTCTCGCGCCTGGCGCGCAGGTGCTCCTGCTCACCGACGACGATCACGCGGTGTTTCAGCGCCGCGCCGATTCAGGCGGCTGGGAGATCCCCGCCGGGAGCGCGGAGCCTGGACAGAGCTTTGCCGACACCGCGATCGCTGAGGTCGCTGAAGAACTCGGCGTGCGGCTCTCGCCCGACATGCTGACGCCGTTCGCGTCATTCTCCGACCCGGTGGAGCATCGACTTGTCTACCCCAACGGCGACATCGTGCACGCGTTCGCGCTGTGCTTCGTCGCGCGGGACTGGGCGGGCGAGATCGATCCTGATCCGGGGGAAGTGACCGAGTGGGGCGTGTTCCCGCTCGCGCACCCGCCCGAGGGGCTGCAGCGCGCCACCGGGATCGTGCTTGACCTCTTCGAACGGTTTCGCGAAACCGGCGCGTTCCAGGCCCGATAG
- a CDS encoding DUF4287 domain-containing protein, translating to MAEPVKGPKSYFPSIEAKYGKSIDEWLELLRPHAGEKHMEQVAFLKEHGMGHGHANALVHVFRAEHGGA from the coding sequence ATGGCTGAACCCGTGAAGGGCCCAAAATCGTACTTCCCTTCGATTGAAGCGAAGTACGGCAAGTCCATCGACGAGTGGCTCGAGTTGCTCCGCCCGCACGCTGGCGAGAAACACATGGAGCAGGTCGCGTTTCTCAAGGAGCACGGGATGGGCCACGGGCACGCGAACGCGCTCGTCCACGTCTTCCGCGCCGAACACGGTGGTGCCTGA
- a CDS encoding DUF1801 domain-containing protein yields the protein MAPKAPAMSPSAMPVVDVLDKVTGPRRAEADELLALHREVSGAEPVVWAGRIIGFGEYEYQYESGHGGRAPELAFATGAQRHTIYLTPDFADRWPDLIDALGPHKASKVCLYLTRLTKIDMTVLREFLVRALSETRSGDPMHS from the coding sequence ATGGCCCCCAAAGCGCCAGCGATGTCGCCGTCGGCGATGCCCGTCGTTGACGTGCTCGACAAGGTCACCGGTCCGCGCCGTGCGGAGGCCGACGAACTGCTCGCTCTGCACCGCGAGGTGAGCGGCGCGGAGCCCGTCGTGTGGGCCGGCCGCATCATCGGGTTCGGGGAGTACGAGTATCAGTACGAGAGCGGCCACGGTGGTCGGGCGCCCGAACTCGCCTTCGCGACCGGTGCGCAGCGGCACACGATCTACCTCACGCCAGACTTCGCTGACCGCTGGCCGGATCTCATTGACGCCCTCGGCCCGCACAAGGCGAGCAAGGTCTGCCTGTACCTGACGCGCTTGACGAAGATCGACATGACAGTGCTCCGAGAGTTTCTTGTACGCGCGCTGAGCGAAACGCGCTCGGGCGACCCAATGCACAGCTGA